One genomic window of Hirundo rustica isolate bHirRus1 chromosome 35, bHirRus1.pri.v3, whole genome shotgun sequence includes the following:
- the LOC120764689 gene encoding keratin, type II cytoskeletal 75-like — protein MSRQSTVRIQRGRSGFSAASAVVPNTCRTSFSSCSVTRLGSCNAGSGFARVGGGFGSKSLYNVGGCKKISVAGRGGSFYGSAGFGGGAGSVYGGGFGVPANLGYGYGAFGGGPGFPAGGIHEVSINQSLLKPLNLEIDPNIQRIRKEEKEQIKTLNNKFASFIDKVRFLEQQNKVLETKWSLLQEQGMKTVRNNLEPLFETYINNLRVQLNSLLSDKGRLEGELVNTQYLVEDFKKKYEDEINRRTIAENEFVTLKKDVDASYMNKVELQARADALNEEINFLRALYEAELSQMQTQISDTSVVLTMDNNRNLDLDSIISEVKAQYEDIANRSRAEAESWYQTKYEELQATAGRHGDDLRNTKQEISELNRHVQRLRSEIDSVKKQCANLKAAIADAEERGELTLKDARAKLAELEDALQQAKADLARQLREYQELMNVKLALDIEIATYRKLLEGEECRLAGDGVPVNISVTRTTVGTGYGGGSNLTTGGGICNLGNSFNCGSIPGVSSTTLGAGSSSSMKFVSSSSTRRSYRS, from the exons ATGTCTCGCCAGTCCACCGTGAGGATTCAGAGGGGGAGAAGTGGCTTCAGCGCCGCTTCGGCCGTGGTCCCCAACACCTGCCGGACcagcttcagctcctgctccgtCACCCGCCTGGGCAGCTGCAACGCCGGCAGCGGCTTTGCCAGGGTCGGGGGGGGCTTTGGAAGCAAAAGCCTCTACAACGTTGGTGGCTGCAAGAAGATCTCCGTGGCTGGAAGGGGTGGCAGCTTCTATGGCTCCGCAGGGTTTGGTGGTGGCGCCGGGAGCGTGTACGGGGGCGGCTTTGGCGTCCCAGCCAACCTCGGCTATGGATATGGGGCCTTTGGGGGTGGCCCTGGATTCCCCGCTGGGGGCATCCACGAAGTCTCCATCAATCAGAGCCTTCTGAAACCGCTCAACTTGGAGATTGACCCCAACATCCAAAGGATCCGAAAAGAGGAGAAGGAACAGATCAAAACCCTCAACAACAAATTCGCCTCCTTCATTGACAAG GTCCGATTCCTTGAGCAACAAAACAAAGTGCTGGAAACCAAGTGGAgtttgctgcaggagcagggaatgaaaacagTGAGGAACAACCTGGAGCCGCTTTTCGAGACCTACATCAACAACCTGCGGGTGCAGCTGAACTCACTGCTGAGCGACAAGGGGAGGCTGGAGGGAGAGCTCGTCAACACCCAGTACCTGGTCGAGGACTTCAAGAAGAA GTATGAAGATGAGATCAACAGAAGGACCATTGCAGAGAACGAATTTGTGACGCTCAagaag GATGTAGATGCTTCCTACATGAACAAGGTGGAACTCCAAGCCAGGGCAGATGCGCtgaatgaagaaattaatttcctgagAGCACTTTACGAAGCA GAGCTGTCCCAGATGCAGACCCAGATCTCCGACACCTCTGTGGTTCTCACCATGGACAACAACCGGAACCTGGACCTGGACAGCATCATCTCTGAGGTGAAGGCGCAGTACGAGGACATCGCCAACCGGAGCCGCGCCGAGGCCGAGTCCTGGTACCAGACCAAG TACGAGGAGCTGCAGGCCACGGCTGGCAGGCACGGGGACGACCTCCGGAACACCAAGCAGGAGATCTCGGAGCTCAACCGCCACGTCCAGCGGCTCCGATCTGAGATCGACAGCGTGAAAAAACAG TGTGCAAACCTGAAAGCCGCCATCGCCGATGCCGAGGAGCGCGGGGAGCTGACCCTCAAGGACGCCAGGGCCAAGCTGGCTGAGCTGGAGGACGCCCTGCAACAGGCCAAGGCCGACCTGGCCCGGCAGCTCCGGGAGTACCAGGAGCTCATGAATGTCAAGCTGGCCCTGGACATCGAGATCGCGACCTacaggaagctgctggagggCGAGGAGTGCAG GCTGGCTGGAGACGGGGTCCCAGTGAATATCT CCGTCACCAGAACAACAGTGGGAACGGGATACGGAGGAGGGAGCAACCTCACCACGGGAGGGGGGATCTGCAATTTGGGGAACAGCTTCAACTGCGGGAGCATTCCCGGGGTGAGCAGCACCACCCtcggggctggcagcagctccagcatgaAGTTtgtctccagctcctccaccaGAAGAAGTTACAGGAGCTAA
- the LOC120764684 gene encoding keratin, type II cytoskeletal 6A-like has product MSRQCTARSFSAASAFIPNTSSSSLCLRPASQAGPCGATTGYGRFTGGFGSRSLHGLGRCQRISVAGRGGGFCGPAGFGAGTGISCGFGGAAAGPFGFGGGPGFPAVPAGGIHEVSVNQSLLKPLNLEIDPNIQSIRKDEKDQIQTLNNKFASFIDKVRFLEQQNKVLETKWALLQEQGNKTVRNNIEPLFETYLNNLRRHLSSLVTDRENLTGELSKMQSLAEDFKSKYEEELNKRAAVESEFVTLKKEVDTAYLDKTELQARLDSLTEEIDFLRALYEAELNELQAQISDTSVVLTMDNNRSLDMESVIAEVKAQYEDIANRSRAEAESWYQTRYEELQATAGRHGDDLRNTKQEISELNRHVQRLRSEIDSVKKQVTGLQTAIADAEQRGELALKDARAKLEELETALQKAKAELARQLREYQELMNVKLALDIEIATYRKLLEGEESRLSGEGAGSVNISVTRTSSGTGYGSGNCLSFSGGAAGGVCAGMGIGSILGSGQGTGGSCVVGGSSSSFKSTSTSSSTRRCY; this is encoded by the exons atgTCCCGCCAGTGCACTGCGAGGAGCTTCAGCGCTGCTTCCGCCTTCATCCCGaacaccagcagctccagcctctgcctgcGCCCTGCTTCCCAAGCTGGACCCTGCGGAGCCACCACTGGGTATGGGAGGTTCACTGGAGGGTTTGGAAGCAGGAGCCTCCACGGCCTTGGCAGATGCCAGAGGATCTCCGTGGCTGGAAGAGGAGGTGGCTTCTGTGGACCTGCAGGTTTtggtgctggcactgggatctcCTGTGGGTTTGGTGGGGCAGCTGCTGGTCCCTTTGGGTTTGGTGGTGGCCCTGgattccctgctgtcccagctggggGCATCCATGAAGTGTCAGTCAACCAGAGCCTTCTGAAGCCGCTCAACCTGGAGATTGACCCCAACATCCAGAGCATCCGTAAGGACGAGAAGGATCAGATCCAAACCCTCAACAATAAATTTGCCTCCTTCATCGACAAG GTCCGATTCCTTGAACAACAAAACAAGGTCCTGGAGACCAAGTGGGCCCTTCTGCAAGAACAGGGGAACAAAACAGTGAGAAATAACATTGAGCCCCTCTTTGAGACCTACCTGAACAACCTCAGGAGGCACCTGAGCAGCCTAGTGACAGACAGGGAGAACCTGACCGGGGAGCTGAGCAAGATGCAGAGCCTCGCTGAGGACTTCAAGAGCAA GTATGAAGAGGAGCTCAACAAGCGCGCGGCCGTCGAGAGCGAGTTTGTGACCCTGAAGAAG GAGGTGGACACTGCCTACCTGGacaagacagagctgcaggccaggctggattCCCTCACAGAGGAGATCGACTTCCTTAGAGCCCTCTACGAAGCT GAGCTGAATGAGCTGCAGGCCCAGATCTCCGACACCTCCGTGGTCCTGACCATGGACAACAACCGGAGCCTTGACATGGAGAGCGTCATCGCCGAGGTGAAGGCGCAGTACGAGGACATCGCCAACCGGAGCCGCGCCGAGGCCGAGTCCTGGTACCAGACCCGG TACGAGGAGCTGCAGGCCACAGCTGGCAGGCACGGGGACGACCTCCGGAACACCAAGCAGGAGATCTCGGAGCTCAACCGCCACGTCCAGCGGCTCCGATCTGAGATCGACAGCGTGAAAAAACAG GTCACTGGGTTGCAGACGGCCATCGCCGACGCAGAACAGCGCGGGGAGCTGGCCCTCAAGGACGCCAGGGCCAaactggaggagctggagacaGCCCTGCAGAAAGCCAAGGCTGAGCTGGCCCGGCAGCTCCGGGAGTACCAGGAGCTCATGAACGTCAagctggccctggacattgaGATCGCGACCTacaggaagctgctggagggCGAGGAGAGCAG GCTctctggggaaggagctggctCAGTGAACATCT ctgtgacCAGAACCTCTTCAGGAACGGGATACGGAAGTGGGAACTGCCTGAGCTTCAGTGGtggggctgcaggtggggtctgtgctgggatgggaatAGGCTCCATCCTCGGAAGCGGACAGGGCACAGGTGGCTCATGCGTGGTcggaggcagcagctccagcttcaAGTCCACctccaccagctcttccaccaggAGATGTTATTGA
- the LOC120764679 gene encoding keratin, type II cytoskeletal 7-like: MKLKALSAGRHGNDLQNTGVGVSELNHLVQLLTDMDSVKELVAELQHEDIALGDTKLEDLEAALQKAKVELAQQLREHQELLNVKLGLDVEIATHRKLLEGEESNWLEKVLVP; this comes from the exons atgAAACTTAAGGCATTGTCGGCTGGCCGGCACGGGAATGACCTCCAGAACACCGGGGTGGGGGTCTCAGAGTTGAATCACCTTGTCCAGCTGCTCACTGACATGGACAGCGTGAAGGAATTG GTGGCCGAGCTGCAGCATGAGGACATCGCCCTCGGGGACACCAAGCTCGAGGATCTggaggctgctctgcagaaagcCAAGGTTGAGCTGGCCCAGCAGCTCCGGGAACACCAGGAGCTCTTGAACGTCAAGCTGGGCCTGGACGTGGAGATCGCGACCCACCGGAAGCTGCTGGAGGGCGAGGAGAGCA ACTGGCTGGAGAAGGTGTTGGTGCCGTGA